The following coding sequences are from one Strigops habroptila isolate Jane chromosome 18, bStrHab1.2.pri, whole genome shotgun sequence window:
- the LOC115602417 gene encoding complement receptor type 2-like isoform X2, protein MYKDTVSFKCHKGFTLRGNHTAQCQADKTWDPPVPACEQDGVAEHYHHPHTTTKPVVKCLPPPSIVNGEHNGHFLDTFHVGALVRYRCKRGFSLIGKKSVHCTTSGVWSHPLPRCEVVKCLRPPNITNGKLKGNISDTFSYGASVSYSCSPGYSLIGNAFINCTVKGTWSQPPPQCKEIRCVFPEVQGVKKAIRGNSYRSGTNVTLECDDGYTLEGINQIQCQEDFSWDPPVPACKLRVVAAGVLLLLGAGIAWKIISKQKEGLGTRAAANQAWGWTSVQRAAAGCREVVLTLKMECCGKKKKKKTLYYRNNINAPSAARI, encoded by the exons ATGTACAAAGACACCGTTAGCTTTAAGTGCCATAAAGGTTTCACCTTGCGAGGCAATCACACAGCCCAGTGCCAAGCTGATAAAACATGGGATCCACCAGTCCCAGCCTGTGAGCAGG ATGGAGTGGCAGAACACTATCATCATCCTCATACCACCACAAAGCCAG taGTGAAGTGTCTGCCTCCTCCAAGCATTGTCAACGGGGAACACAATGGACATTTCTTAGACACTTTTCATGTAGGAGCACTTGTGCGCTATCGCTGCAAACGGGGCTTCTCCCTCATTGGGAAAAAATCTGTTCATTGTACAACATCTGGAGTCTGGAGCCACCCTCTTCCTCGGTGTGAAG TTGTGAAGTGTCTCCGTCCTCCAAACATAACCAACGGGAAGCTCAAAGGCAACATCTCTGACACTTTTTCCTATGGAGCATCTGTATCCTACAGCTGCAGTCCTGGTTATTCACTCATTGGGAATGCTTTCATCAACTGCACGGTGAAAGGAACCTGGAGCCAGCCTCCTCCTCAGTGCAAAG AGATCAGATGCGTATTCCCAGAAGTTCAAGGTGTTAAGAAAGCCATTCGAGGAAACAGTTATCGCTCTGGGACTAATGTCACTCTTGAATGTGATGACGGTTACACCTTGGAAGGCATCAATCAGATTCAGTGCCAAGAAGATTTCAGCTGGGACCCTCCTGTACCCGCCTGTAAACTGA GAGTTGTAGCTGCAGGAGTCCTGCTTCTCCTGGGGGCAGGCATTGcctggaaaattatttccaagCAGAAGGAAGG GCTGGGCACCCGTGCTGCCGCCAACCAGGCATGGGGCTGGACCTCTGTACAGAGAGCggctgcaggctgcagggaagtGGTGCTTACGTTGAAAATGGAATgctgtggcaaaaaaaaaaaaaaaaagacactttatTATAGAAACAACATTAATGCTCCTTCTGCTGCAAGGATCTAA
- the LOC115602417 gene encoding complement receptor type 2-like isoform X1 produces MYKDTVSFKCHKGFTLRGNHTAQCQADKTWDPPVPACEQDGVAEHYHHPHTTTKPVVKCLPPPSIVNGEHNGHFLDTFHVGALVRYRCKRGFSLIGKKSVHCTTSGVWSHPLPRCEVVKCLRPPNITNGKLKGNISDTFSYGASVSYSCSPGYSLIGNAFINCTVKGTWSQPPPQCKEIRCVFPEVQGVKKAIRGNSYRSGTNVTLECDDGYTLEGINQIQCQEDFSWDPPVPACKLTSRKSGSVGVGVVAAGVLLLLGAGIAWKIISKQKEGLGTRAAANQAWGWTSVQRAAAGCREVVLTLKMECCGKKKKKKTLYYRNNINAPSAARI; encoded by the exons ATGTACAAAGACACCGTTAGCTTTAAGTGCCATAAAGGTTTCACCTTGCGAGGCAATCACACAGCCCAGTGCCAAGCTGATAAAACATGGGATCCACCAGTCCCAGCCTGTGAGCAGG ATGGAGTGGCAGAACACTATCATCATCCTCATACCACCACAAAGCCAG taGTGAAGTGTCTGCCTCCTCCAAGCATTGTCAACGGGGAACACAATGGACATTTCTTAGACACTTTTCATGTAGGAGCACTTGTGCGCTATCGCTGCAAACGGGGCTTCTCCCTCATTGGGAAAAAATCTGTTCATTGTACAACATCTGGAGTCTGGAGCCACCCTCTTCCTCGGTGTGAAG TTGTGAAGTGTCTCCGTCCTCCAAACATAACCAACGGGAAGCTCAAAGGCAACATCTCTGACACTTTTTCCTATGGAGCATCTGTATCCTACAGCTGCAGTCCTGGTTATTCACTCATTGGGAATGCTTTCATCAACTGCACGGTGAAAGGAACCTGGAGCCAGCCTCCTCCTCAGTGCAAAG AGATCAGATGCGTATTCCCAGAAGTTCAAGGTGTTAAGAAAGCCATTCGAGGAAACAGTTATCGCTCTGGGACTAATGTCACTCTTGAATGTGATGACGGTTACACCTTGGAAGGCATCAATCAGATTCAGTGCCAAGAAGATTTCAGCTGGGACCCTCCTGTACCCGCCTGTAAACTGA cGTCACGAAAGTCTGGTTCAGTAGGTGTAG GAGTTGTAGCTGCAGGAGTCCTGCTTCTCCTGGGGGCAGGCATTGcctggaaaattatttccaagCAGAAGGAAGG GCTGGGCACCCGTGCTGCCGCCAACCAGGCATGGGGCTGGACCTCTGTACAGAGAGCggctgcaggctgcagggaagtGGTGCTTACGTTGAAAATGGAATgctgtggcaaaaaaaaaaaaaaaaagacactttatTATAGAAACAACATTAATGCTCCTTCTGCTGCAAGGATCTAA
- the LOC115602417 gene encoding complement receptor type 2-like isoform X4 — protein MYKDTVSFKCHKGFTLRGNHTAQCQADKTWDPPVPACEQDGVAEHYHHPHTTTKPVVKCLPPPSIVNGEHNGHFLDTFHVGALVRYRCKRGFSLIGKKSVHCTTSGVWSHPLPRCEVVKCLRPPNITNGKLKGNISDTFSYGASVSYSCSPGYSLIGNAFINCTVKGTWSQPPPQCKEIRCVFPEVQGVKKAIRGNSYRSGTNVTLECDDGYTLEGINQIQCQEDFSWDPPVPACKLRVVAAGVLLLLGAGIAWKIISKQKEGYYDTYENHSYQTPLNEITEQKCSCLR, from the exons ATGTACAAAGACACCGTTAGCTTTAAGTGCCATAAAGGTTTCACCTTGCGAGGCAATCACACAGCCCAGTGCCAAGCTGATAAAACATGGGATCCACCAGTCCCAGCCTGTGAGCAGG ATGGAGTGGCAGAACACTATCATCATCCTCATACCACCACAAAGCCAG taGTGAAGTGTCTGCCTCCTCCAAGCATTGTCAACGGGGAACACAATGGACATTTCTTAGACACTTTTCATGTAGGAGCACTTGTGCGCTATCGCTGCAAACGGGGCTTCTCCCTCATTGGGAAAAAATCTGTTCATTGTACAACATCTGGAGTCTGGAGCCACCCTCTTCCTCGGTGTGAAG TTGTGAAGTGTCTCCGTCCTCCAAACATAACCAACGGGAAGCTCAAAGGCAACATCTCTGACACTTTTTCCTATGGAGCATCTGTATCCTACAGCTGCAGTCCTGGTTATTCACTCATTGGGAATGCTTTCATCAACTGCACGGTGAAAGGAACCTGGAGCCAGCCTCCTCCTCAGTGCAAAG AGATCAGATGCGTATTCCCAGAAGTTCAAGGTGTTAAGAAAGCCATTCGAGGAAACAGTTATCGCTCTGGGACTAATGTCACTCTTGAATGTGATGACGGTTACACCTTGGAAGGCATCAATCAGATTCAGTGCCAAGAAGATTTCAGCTGGGACCCTCCTGTACCCGCCTGTAAACTGA GAGTTGTAGCTGCAGGAGTCCTGCTTCTCCTGGGGGCAGGCATTGcctggaaaattatttccaagCAGAAGGAAGG cTATTATGATACATATGAAAACCACAGTTACCAAACCCCTCTGAATGAGATAACTGAACAGAAATGTTCGTGTCTTCGGTAG
- the LOC115602417 gene encoding complement receptor type 2-like isoform X5: protein MSSLLIYTSLFSARYCSKPADIAHGSLSGPAKTFFTPGTSVSYICEAGFSLIGTASIYCTPSGAWSHHPPLCQVVKCLRPPNITNGKLKGNISDTFSYGASVSYSCSPGYSLIGNAFINCTVKGTWSQPPPQCKEIRCVFPEVQGVKKAIRGNSYRSGTNVTLECDDGYTLEGINQIQCQEDFSWDPPVPACKLTSRKSGSVGVGVVAAGVLLLLGAGIAWKIISKQKEGLGTRAAANQAWGWTSVQRAAAGCREVVLTLKMECCGKKKKKKTLYYRNNINAPSAARI from the exons ATGAGCTCTCTTTTGATCTACACGTCTCTCTTTTCAGCACGGTACTGCTCCAAGCCTGCAGATATTGCCCATGGGTCTCTCAGTGGCccagcaaaaacatttttcactccTGGAACATCTGTAAGCTACATCTGTGAGGCTGGCTTCTCTCTCATTGGGACAGCATCCATTTATTGCACACCGTCTGGAGCCTGGAGCCATCATCCTCCACTCTGTCAAG TTGTGAAGTGTCTCCGTCCTCCAAACATAACCAACGGGAAGCTCAAAGGCAACATCTCTGACACTTTTTCCTATGGAGCATCTGTATCCTACAGCTGCAGTCCTGGTTATTCACTCATTGGGAATGCTTTCATCAACTGCACGGTGAAAGGAACCTGGAGCCAGCCTCCTCCTCAGTGCAAAG AGATCAGATGCGTATTCCCAGAAGTTCAAGGTGTTAAGAAAGCCATTCGAGGAAACAGTTATCGCTCTGGGACTAATGTCACTCTTGAATGTGATGACGGTTACACCTTGGAAGGCATCAATCAGATTCAGTGCCAAGAAGATTTCAGCTGGGACCCTCCTGTACCCGCCTGTAAACTGA cGTCACGAAAGTCTGGTTCAGTAGGTGTAG GAGTTGTAGCTGCAGGAGTCCTGCTTCTCCTGGGGGCAGGCATTGcctggaaaattatttccaagCAGAAGGAAGG GCTGGGCACCCGTGCTGCCGCCAACCAGGCATGGGGCTGGACCTCTGTACAGAGAGCggctgcaggctgcagggaagtGGTGCTTACGTTGAAAATGGAATgctgtggcaaaaaaaaaaaaaaaaagacactttatTATAGAAACAACATTAATGCTCCTTCTGCTGCAAGGATCTAA
- the LOC115602417 gene encoding complement component receptor 1-like protein isoform X6: MYKDTVSFKCHKGFTLRGNHTAQCQADKTWDPPVPACEQVVKCLRPPNITNGKLKGNISDTFSYGASVSYSCSPGYSLIGNAFINCTVKGTWSQPPPQCKEIRCVFPEVQGVKKAIRGNSYRSGTNVTLECDDGYTLEGINQIQCQEDFSWDPPVPACKLTSRKSGSVGVGVVAAGVLLLLGAGIAWKIISKQKEGLGTRAAANQAWGWTSVQRAAAGCREVVLTLKMECCGKKKKKKTLYYRNNINAPSAARI, from the exons ATGTACAAAGACACCGTTAGCTTTAAGTGCCATAAAGGTTTCACCTTGCGAGGCAATCACACAGCCCAGTGCCAAGCTGATAAAACATGGGATCCACCAGTCCCAGCCTGTGAGCAGG TTGTGAAGTGTCTCCGTCCTCCAAACATAACCAACGGGAAGCTCAAAGGCAACATCTCTGACACTTTTTCCTATGGAGCATCTGTATCCTACAGCTGCAGTCCTGGTTATTCACTCATTGGGAATGCTTTCATCAACTGCACGGTGAAAGGAACCTGGAGCCAGCCTCCTCCTCAGTGCAAAG AGATCAGATGCGTATTCCCAGAAGTTCAAGGTGTTAAGAAAGCCATTCGAGGAAACAGTTATCGCTCTGGGACTAATGTCACTCTTGAATGTGATGACGGTTACACCTTGGAAGGCATCAATCAGATTCAGTGCCAAGAAGATTTCAGCTGGGACCCTCCTGTACCCGCCTGTAAACTGA cGTCACGAAAGTCTGGTTCAGTAGGTGTAG GAGTTGTAGCTGCAGGAGTCCTGCTTCTCCTGGGGGCAGGCATTGcctggaaaattatttccaagCAGAAGGAAGG GCTGGGCACCCGTGCTGCCGCCAACCAGGCATGGGGCTGGACCTCTGTACAGAGAGCggctgcaggctgcagggaagtGGTGCTTACGTTGAAAATGGAATgctgtggcaaaaaaaaaaaaaaaaagacactttatTATAGAAACAACATTAATGCTCCTTCTGCTGCAAGGATCTAA
- the LOC115602417 gene encoding complement receptor type 2-like isoform X3, with translation MYKDTVSFKCHKGFTLRGNHTAQCQADKTWDPPVPACEQDGVAEHYHHPHTTTKPVVKCLPPPSIVNGEHNGHFLDTFHVGALVRYRCKRGFSLIGKKSVHCTTSGVWSHPLPRCEVVKCLRPPNITNGKLKGNISDTFSYGASVSYSCSPGYSLIGNAFINCTVKGTWSQPPPQCKEIRCVFPEVQGVKKAIRGNSYRSGTNVTLECDDGYTLEGINQIQCQEDFSWDPPVPACKLTSRKSGSVGVGVVAAGVLLLLGAGIAWKIISKQKEGYYDTYENHSYQTPLNEITEQKCSCLR, from the exons ATGTACAAAGACACCGTTAGCTTTAAGTGCCATAAAGGTTTCACCTTGCGAGGCAATCACACAGCCCAGTGCCAAGCTGATAAAACATGGGATCCACCAGTCCCAGCCTGTGAGCAGG ATGGAGTGGCAGAACACTATCATCATCCTCATACCACCACAAAGCCAG taGTGAAGTGTCTGCCTCCTCCAAGCATTGTCAACGGGGAACACAATGGACATTTCTTAGACACTTTTCATGTAGGAGCACTTGTGCGCTATCGCTGCAAACGGGGCTTCTCCCTCATTGGGAAAAAATCTGTTCATTGTACAACATCTGGAGTCTGGAGCCACCCTCTTCCTCGGTGTGAAG TTGTGAAGTGTCTCCGTCCTCCAAACATAACCAACGGGAAGCTCAAAGGCAACATCTCTGACACTTTTTCCTATGGAGCATCTGTATCCTACAGCTGCAGTCCTGGTTATTCACTCATTGGGAATGCTTTCATCAACTGCACGGTGAAAGGAACCTGGAGCCAGCCTCCTCCTCAGTGCAAAG AGATCAGATGCGTATTCCCAGAAGTTCAAGGTGTTAAGAAAGCCATTCGAGGAAACAGTTATCGCTCTGGGACTAATGTCACTCTTGAATGTGATGACGGTTACACCTTGGAAGGCATCAATCAGATTCAGTGCCAAGAAGATTTCAGCTGGGACCCTCCTGTACCCGCCTGTAAACTGA cGTCACGAAAGTCTGGTTCAGTAGGTGTAG GAGTTGTAGCTGCAGGAGTCCTGCTTCTCCTGGGGGCAGGCATTGcctggaaaattatttccaagCAGAAGGAAGG cTATTATGATACATATGAAAACCACAGTTACCAAACCCCTCTGAATGAGATAACTGAACAGAAATGTTCGTGTCTTCGGTAG